Proteins co-encoded in one Setaria viridis chromosome 9, Setaria_viridis_v4.0, whole genome shotgun sequence genomic window:
- the LOC117836641 gene encoding heavy metal-associated isoprenylated plant protein 39 has protein sequence MSKKIVVKIDLHDNKDKQKAMKAVSTLSGIDSISVDMASHKMTVIGMVDPVNVVSKLRKASWAANIDSVGPAKEPEKKEEEKKKDGDDKKDGDDKKDGDAKKDGDEKDGKKAAAPTEQQILAELMNQYRAYYPPMNTHYYVQSMEENPNSCAIC, from the exons ATGTCGAAG AAAATCGTGGTGAAGATAGACCTGCACGACAACAAGGACAAGCAGAAGGCCATGAAGGCCGTCTCGACGCTCAGCG GGATCGACTCGATATCCGTGGACATGGCGTCGCACAAGATGACGGTGATCGGGATGGTGGACCCGGTGAACGTGGTGAGCAAGCTGCGCAAGGCCTCGTGGGCGGCGAACATCGACTCGGTCGGCCCGGCCAAGGAgccggagaagaaggaggaggagaagaagaaagacggtGACGACAAGAAGGACGGCGACGACAAGAAGGACGGCGACGCTAAGAAGGACGGCGACGAGAAGGACGGCAAGAAGGCGGCTGCGCCGACGGAGCAGCAGATCCTCGCCGAGCTGATGAACCAGTACCGGGCCTACTACCCGCCAATGAACACCCACTACTACGTGCAGAGCATGGAGGAGAACCCCAACTCCTGCGCCATCTGCTAA